One stretch of Chitinophaga pendula DNA includes these proteins:
- a CDS encoding PadR family transcriptional regulator — MDKEYISNWTSQLKKGVLPYIILKLLNNEAYYGYELIKEIKNVLNTGVTDGTLYPILNRMHKDGLLRFEWVEQGSGIPRKYYYLTDSGKDTLVSMSDVWSVLSRSIKQI; from the coding sequence ATGGATAAAGAATATATATCAAATTGGACTTCCCAACTTAAGAAAGGAGTACTTCCTTATATCATATTGAAGCTCCTGAATAACGAAGCCTATTATGGATACGAGTTGATAAAAGAAATTAAAAACGTCCTCAATACCGGAGTAACAGATGGCACCCTTTATCCAATCCTGAATCGTATGCATAAAGATGGTCTCCTGAGATTTGAATGGGTAGAACAAGGATCAGGTATCCCCAGAAAATACTACTACCTCACCGACAGCGGTAAAGATACGCTAGTATCTATGTCTGACGTCTGGAGCGTATTATCACGCTCAATCAAACAAATCTAA
- a CDS encoding HTTM domain-containing protein has translation MNTIYKKFVSWCNRSLFDSGEVLPPRLSSKIIAVVCLVNLLLIGSDIYELYGAHGLVGAKMPDPLVRRYVPSFSLLGRFFDLLHVNEGIGFYIIIGVYVTALIFVLLDYKRLVFAFVAFSLQLMTVTSSFLFSHGGDSVTTFLLFINILICLDEVIKRELLYRTIYSFAIRLLQVQLCIIYFFSGFGKVLGVDWFTGDAVWLVVNTFSTDMAGRLSDYEILFKVSGWGVLFIELFFPVLVFVKVTRPFVLVLIILMHLFIGAFMGLLAFAATMIAFNVVAWSGYYYRPVIAGGRLSFLLK, from the coding sequence ATGAACACGATTTACAAGAAATTTGTCAGTTGGTGTAACCGATCCCTATTCGATTCCGGGGAGGTGTTGCCGCCTCGTTTATCATCAAAAATAATTGCGGTTGTTTGTTTAGTCAACCTATTGCTGATCGGTTCCGATATTTACGAGTTGTATGGTGCGCATGGGTTAGTAGGTGCGAAAATGCCGGACCCGCTGGTGAGACGTTATGTCCCTTCTTTTTCCCTATTGGGTCGTTTTTTTGATCTGTTGCATGTTAATGAAGGTATTGGTTTTTATATCATCATCGGTGTTTATGTGACGGCATTAATCTTTGTTTTACTGGATTATAAGCGGCTGGTGTTTGCTTTTGTTGCTTTCTCTTTGCAGTTGATGACGGTGACTTCGAGTTTTCTATTCAGCCATGGTGGTGATTCGGTGACTACTTTCCTGTTATTTATAAACATACTGATATGCCTGGATGAGGTGATAAAGCGGGAGTTGTTGTATCGTACTATTTATTCTTTTGCGATCCGGCTTTTGCAGGTACAGTTATGTATCATTTATTTTTTTTCCGGCTTTGGTAAGGTATTGGGGGTGGATTGGTTTACCGGTGATGCAGTATGGTTGGTGGTCAATACGTTTTCAACGGATATGGCGGGGCGGCTGTCTGATTACGAGATTCTATTTAAGGTATCTGGCTGGGGGGTATTATTCATTGAGTTGTTTTTTCCTGTTTTGGTTTTTGTGAAGGTGACGCGTCCTTTTGTATTGGTGTTGATCATTCTGATGCATCTTTTTATTGGGGCATTTATGGGTTTACTTGCTTTTGCTGCGACAATGATTGCGTTTAATGTGGTAGCCTGGTCTGGCTATTATTACCGCCCGGTTATCGCTGGGGGCCGGTTATCTTTCCTGTTAAAATAA
- a CDS encoding DUF6620 family protein — translation MSENPLLAPIHGITLEDYSAACAKIGSGLSEDDVAKALGVELPVWQEANLLWPERMKQDSTFEIVTLFGQYFGQADQHPKFSGTQPQGNTGGNENTTRIKADKDFYQELEVARQVAYDYGLDGAQWILDQYGITLGDFQIAASNWNDQIHKDIAADYQGYNDRQDAYRTKYQQLFAAQQGGNVADDITF, via the coding sequence ATGTCTGAGAATCCTTTATTGGCACCCATCCACGGAATCACATTGGAAGATTATAGCGCCGCTTGCGCCAAAATAGGAAGCGGGCTAAGTGAAGACGATGTAGCAAAAGCGCTGGGCGTAGAACTGCCCGTATGGCAGGAAGCCAATCTGCTGTGGCCAGAACGCATGAAACAGGATAGTACATTCGAGATTGTCACCCTCTTCGGTCAGTACTTCGGCCAGGCAGATCAACATCCAAAATTCAGTGGCACACAACCACAAGGCAACACCGGCGGTAATGAAAATACCACTCGCATCAAAGCCGACAAAGATTTCTACCAGGAACTGGAAGTTGCCAGACAAGTAGCCTACGACTACGGCCTCGATGGCGCACAGTGGATACTAGATCAATACGGTATCACCCTGGGCGATTTCCAGATCGCCGCTTCCAATTGGAACGATCAGATCCATAAAGATATCGCCGCCGATTACCAGGGATACAACGACCGCCAGGACGCCTACCGCACCAAATACCAGCAACTATTCGCGGCACAACAAGGAGGCAACGTCGCTGACGATATCACCTTCTAA
- a CDS encoding SPFH domain-containing protein — translation MALPFIEIIESITPEPQLLMWKFPDADREIKNGAALTVRESQAALFLNEGLPADIFTPGRHTLETANIPVLSRLKGWKYGFESPIKADVYFFNTHQFLNLKWGTPAPVLLRDTEFGQVRVRAFGSYNIRISDVARFFREYAGTYPRLSIIELEWQLRDFIAPRFAEALAQANIPVIDLAGNLSLLNERIRPLVQACFTDLGLEVTQFTVTSATLPEEVLKHYDKITGMNMVGDMQKFTQFNLANAMENENSVVAGAAAAAQQAIVAGIMMNEVKTNTQPPTEDVTARLKKLKELFDMQLITDAEYTAKKEELLKLL, via the coding sequence ATGGCACTACCATTTATCGAGATAATAGAATCGATCACACCGGAACCGCAGCTGCTGATGTGGAAATTTCCCGATGCAGACCGGGAGATCAAAAACGGAGCAGCCCTCACAGTACGGGAAAGCCAGGCAGCACTCTTCCTCAACGAAGGACTACCCGCCGATATATTCACCCCGGGACGGCACACCTTGGAAACGGCCAACATTCCCGTGTTGTCCCGCCTCAAAGGCTGGAAATATGGCTTCGAAAGCCCCATAAAAGCAGATGTCTACTTCTTCAATACACACCAGTTCCTCAACCTGAAATGGGGAACACCCGCCCCCGTACTCTTACGCGATACCGAATTCGGACAAGTACGCGTGCGGGCATTTGGCTCCTATAATATTCGCATCTCCGATGTTGCCAGGTTCTTCCGCGAATACGCCGGAACTTATCCGCGCCTCAGCATCATCGAACTGGAATGGCAACTTCGGGATTTCATCGCACCACGCTTCGCAGAAGCCCTGGCCCAAGCCAATATCCCCGTCATCGACCTGGCTGGCAACCTATCCCTCCTCAACGAAAGGATCAGACCACTGGTACAAGCCTGCTTCACCGACCTGGGCCTGGAAGTAACCCAGTTCACCGTCACCAGCGCCACATTGCCCGAAGAAGTGCTCAAACACTATGATAAAATTACCGGCATGAATATGGTAGGAGACATGCAGAAATTCACACAGTTCAACCTCGCTAACGCGATGGAAAACGAAAATAGCGTGGTCGCCGGCGCCGCCGCTGCCGCCCAACAAGCCATCGTAGCAGGCATCATGATGAATGAAGTCAAAACTAATACCCAACCACCAACAGAAGATGTAACAGCAAGACTCAAAAAACTGAAAGAATTGTTCGACATGCAGTTGATCACAGATGCCGAATACACGGCCAAAAAAGAAGAATTGTTGAAATTATTATAA
- a CDS encoding TetR family transcriptional regulator C-terminal domain-containing protein — protein sequence MEKHIIRDAYKIYWLEHGKKPASVFALCKLIESPEADFYSHYSSFESIEADIWLDIFQRTLDQLVTEETYQQYTAQEKLLAFYFLWVQQLKAERSYILLQQDRYQFPALQLRQLSAFKKAFLEYASGLIKEGYVSAEIKERKYISDKYVHGFWMQALFVLKYWIDDTSANFEMTDAAIEKAVNLSFQLIQSNTLDSLLDFGKFILTRK from the coding sequence ATGGAAAAACATATTATCCGCGATGCTTACAAGATCTATTGGTTAGAGCATGGAAAGAAGCCTGCTTCGGTATTTGCATTGTGCAAGCTGATCGAATCGCCGGAGGCTGATTTTTATTCGCACTATTCTTCTTTTGAGAGTATAGAGGCGGATATCTGGCTGGATATTTTCCAGCGTACGCTGGATCAGTTGGTGACGGAGGAGACGTACCAGCAGTATACGGCGCAGGAGAAGTTGCTGGCATTTTATTTCCTATGGGTGCAGCAGTTAAAGGCGGAGCGTAGTTATATTCTTTTACAGCAGGACCGTTATCAGTTTCCGGCGTTGCAGCTCCGGCAGTTGTCGGCGTTTAAGAAGGCGTTCCTGGAGTATGCGAGCGGGTTGATCAAGGAAGGGTATGTTTCTGCTGAGATCAAGGAGCGGAAATACATTTCTGACAAGTATGTGCACGGGTTCTGGATGCAGGCGTTGTTTGTATTAAAATATTGGATAGACGATACCAGTGCTAATTTTGAGATGACGGATGCCGCAATAGAGAAGGCGGTGAACCTGAGTTTTCAGTTGATCCAGTCGAATACACTGGATAGCTTGCTAGACTTTGGAAAATTCATACTCACCCGCAAATAG
- a CDS encoding ABC1 kinase family protein, with the protein MKEQTNIPTSKVERAGRFVTTGLKVGTNYIKHYTRKLMDPSTTKEALHQENAEDIYDTLSNLKGSALKVAQMLSMDKGMLPKAYTERFAMSQYSAPPLSGPLVVNTFMKTLGKTPAQMYDRFEMKASNAASIGQVHKASKDGQALAVKIQYPGVANSVQSDLRLVKPFAIRIVGMNEVDMDKYFEEIESKLLEETDYQLELRRSQELSAQCAHIPNLVFPRYYPALSSERIITMDWLNGQHLKEFLLTEPSQEVRDKIGQALWDFYQFQVHHLKKVHADPHPGNFLLREDGTVGIFDFGCVKEIPEDFYVHYFLLTDKEVLKDDVRRKEIYTNLEMIHPGDTAQEIVFFSGLFQEMIRLLTLPFTVSTFDFGDEAYFTEIYTYMDYVYNLKEVRESKVARGSRHSLYINRTYFGLYSMLSDLRAKVITDKERIKRLLPV; encoded by the coding sequence ATGAAAGAGCAGACCAACATTCCTACCAGTAAGGTGGAGCGGGCAGGCCGTTTCGTTACTACCGGGCTGAAGGTAGGTACTAATTATATAAAACATTATACCCGTAAGCTGATGGACCCATCTACTACTAAGGAGGCGTTGCATCAGGAGAATGCGGAGGATATATATGATACGCTGAGTAATCTGAAGGGCAGTGCATTGAAGGTGGCGCAGATGTTGAGTATGGATAAGGGCATGTTGCCGAAGGCCTATACGGAGCGGTTTGCGATGAGCCAGTACAGTGCGCCTCCGTTGTCGGGGCCGCTGGTAGTGAATACGTTCATGAAGACATTGGGTAAGACGCCTGCGCAGATGTACGACCGGTTTGAGATGAAGGCATCCAATGCGGCTTCTATCGGGCAGGTGCATAAGGCCAGTAAGGATGGGCAGGCGTTGGCGGTGAAGATACAGTATCCCGGGGTGGCGAACAGTGTGCAATCGGATCTGCGGTTGGTGAAACCTTTTGCGATCCGTATTGTGGGGATGAACGAGGTGGATATGGATAAGTATTTTGAGGAGATAGAGAGTAAGTTGCTGGAGGAGACGGATTACCAGCTGGAGTTACGGCGTTCGCAGGAGTTGTCTGCGCAGTGTGCGCATATTCCTAACCTGGTGTTTCCGCGGTATTATCCGGCGTTGTCTTCGGAGCGGATCATTACGATGGATTGGCTGAACGGTCAGCATTTGAAGGAGTTTTTGCTGACGGAACCCTCGCAGGAGGTCCGGGATAAGATCGGGCAGGCGTTGTGGGACTTTTACCAGTTCCAGGTGCATCATTTGAAGAAGGTGCATGCGGATCCGCATCCTGGTAATTTCCTGTTGCGGGAGGACGGAACGGTAGGGATTTTTGATTTTGGTTGTGTGAAGGAGATACCGGAGGATTTTTATGTCCATTACTTTTTGCTGACGGATAAGGAGGTATTGAAGGATGATGTTCGGCGGAAGGAGATCTATACTAACCTGGAGATGATCCATCCGGGGGATACGGCGCAGGAGATTGTTTTTTTCTCCGGGTTGTTCCAGGAGATGATCCGGTTGCTTACGTTGCCATTTACGGTGTCAACTTTTGATTTTGGGGATGAGGCTTATTTTACGGAGATCTATACATATATGGATTATGTATATAATCTGAAGGAGGTGCGGGAGTCGAAGGTAGCGCGTGGCAGTCGACATTCGTTGTACATTAACCGGACGTATTTCGGGTTGTATTCGATGTTGAGTGATTTGCGGGCGAAGGTTATTACGGACAAGGAGCGGATAAAGCGGTTGTTGCCGGTATGA
- a CDS encoding response regulator transcription factor, which yields MKDELIRVAIVDDQQLFRQSLATLISLTPGLSLVGEAAGGEPFLEMLAALPELPHIALIDMNMDGLNGIALNDRLHALYPQIKVMVLSVHTHERLICKMIDAGASAYLAKNCDKEELLTAITTVHKSGFYVNSQSLKAIQQSESYRHQDIRNINNIPIVLTPREQEILQLICRELTNGEIADALNLSVRTVEGHRNNLLLKTGCRNTAGLALFAVKYHIFEVEV from the coding sequence ATGAAAGATGAACTCATCCGTGTTGCAATAGTAGATGATCAGCAGTTGTTCCGACAAAGCCTGGCGACATTGATTAGCCTTACACCCGGACTGTCCCTCGTAGGAGAAGCGGCAGGAGGGGAGCCTTTCCTCGAAATGCTCGCAGCACTACCCGAACTGCCGCATATCGCTCTCATCGATATGAACATGGACGGCCTCAACGGCATCGCCCTCAACGACCGCCTCCATGCCCTCTACCCGCAGATCAAAGTCATGGTCCTGTCGGTACACACACACGAAAGGCTTATCTGTAAAATGATCGATGCCGGAGCTTCCGCTTATCTCGCCAAAAATTGCGACAAAGAAGAACTACTGACAGCCATCACCACTGTCCACAAAAGCGGCTTTTATGTAAACAGCCAGTCCCTCAAAGCTATCCAGCAAAGCGAGTCCTATCGCCACCAGGACATCCGAAACATCAACAACATCCCCATTGTGCTGACACCTCGAGAACAGGAAATTTTACAACTGATTTGTCGTGAATTGACCAATGGAGAAATCGCAGATGCCCTCAACCTTAGCGTTCGCACCGTCGAAGGCCATCGCAACAACCTGCTGCTCAAAACAGGTTGCCGGAATACGGCAGGACTGGCCCTGTTTGCCGTAAAGTACCACATTTTCGAAGTGGAAGTATAA
- a CDS encoding sensor histidine kinase codes for MEKIGDNVFLLVLISMGGVCLLIVLFVLVFARYQGRLLRQQERLHAERMKHQQELLEVLIQSQEEERRRIGRDLHDEVGNALSNLRLTVDVFSARVPTADAMVAFTRDCKQTIDRVIKDVRAISHDLSPVTLELLGLEEAIAEQAETISRSGKIKAHFENQAGQCVNRLSDNQALACYRVLCELLTNTVRHAGASEINILFSDDGNHFSIRYHDNGKGLLQNNSSKGMGMQNIESRLSAIHAIFELSAVNAGYFSMEIKLPHALLTGKI; via the coding sequence ATGGAAAAGATCGGAGATAACGTATTCCTACTGGTACTCATTAGCATGGGAGGAGTGTGCCTCCTCATCGTCCTGTTCGTACTAGTATTCGCCCGCTATCAGGGACGACTGCTCCGACAACAGGAACGCCTCCACGCCGAACGCATGAAACACCAGCAGGAACTACTCGAAGTACTCATACAGTCCCAGGAAGAAGAACGCCGCCGCATCGGCCGCGACCTCCACGATGAAGTAGGAAACGCCCTCTCAAACCTACGCCTCACCGTAGACGTATTCTCCGCTCGCGTACCCACCGCCGACGCAATGGTAGCGTTTACCCGTGACTGTAAACAAACAATCGACAGGGTCATCAAAGACGTAAGAGCCATCTCTCACGACCTGTCTCCCGTAACACTCGAACTGCTAGGCCTCGAAGAAGCCATCGCAGAACAGGCAGAAACCATCAGCCGATCCGGTAAAATCAAAGCCCACTTCGAAAACCAAGCCGGCCAATGCGTGAACCGCCTCTCCGATAACCAGGCACTGGCCTGCTATCGCGTACTCTGCGAACTACTCACCAATACCGTCCGACACGCCGGCGCCAGCGAAATAAATATCCTTTTCTCCGATGATGGTAACCACTTCAGTATCCGATATCACGATAATGGAAAAGGATTGCTGCAAAACAACAGCAGCAAAGGAATGGGGATGCAAAATATTGAAAGCCGGTTATCCGCGATTCACGCTATCTTTGAACTGTCTGCCGTGAATGCCGGTTATTTTAGTATGGAGATAAAACTTCCTCACGCATTATTAACTGGAAAGATATGA
- a CDS encoding anthrone oxygenase family protein yields MLLRNILLVATATTAALAAGLFYGWSCSIVVGLSKLPDANYIQTMQAFNRAILNPVFFLTFMGTVFLLPLCTYSQFNGWQSPRFLFLLAASACYLIGVFGVTVVGNVPMNNTLEAFQLQGASAEAIAAQRLQFEQPWNTLNHIRTIAATISVILITLACLSPARD; encoded by the coding sequence ATGCTTCTCAGAAATATCTTATTAGTCGCCACCGCCACCACCGCCGCACTCGCTGCCGGCTTATTCTATGGCTGGTCCTGCTCCATCGTAGTCGGCCTATCAAAATTGCCCGACGCTAACTATATACAAACCATGCAAGCCTTCAACCGCGCCATCCTAAACCCCGTATTCTTCCTTACTTTCATGGGCACCGTTTTCCTGCTGCCACTATGTACCTACTCCCAGTTCAATGGCTGGCAATCCCCCAGGTTCCTGTTCCTGCTGGCCGCCAGCGCCTGCTACCTCATCGGCGTATTCGGTGTAACCGTAGTAGGTAATGTTCCCATGAACAACACCCTCGAAGCCTTCCAGCTACAAGGAGCCTCCGCAGAAGCCATCGCCGCCCAACGCCTGCAATTCGAACAACCCTGGAATACGTTGAACCATATACGTACCATCGCCGCCACCATCTCCGTAATACTGATAACCCTGGCCTGTTTAAGTCCGGCCAGGGATTAG
- a CDS encoding NAD(P)-dependent oxidoreductase, with the protein MNTIIFGASGGTGRHLVTQALAQGHQVTAFVRNPATFDIRHPQLQVAQGDVLDFNSVATAVKGHDAVICALGRPANKTGQLRSAGTLNIIRAMQQDGIRRLICQTSLGYGDSKATLKRTPFIFRHIIVPYLLKKGFADHALQEQHIRESKLDWTIVRPGNLTDTPFTGHYRHGFAANDPKVTVKVARADVADFMLKQLTSDHYLHQTPGISY; encoded by the coding sequence ATGAACACCATAATTTTCGGCGCTTCCGGCGGCACAGGCCGTCACCTCGTTACGCAGGCACTGGCACAAGGCCACCAGGTTACCGCCTTCGTACGCAATCCCGCTACGTTCGATATCCGCCATCCGCAATTACAGGTCGCTCAGGGCGATGTACTCGACTTCAACTCCGTAGCCACCGCCGTCAAAGGCCACGATGCAGTAATATGCGCACTCGGCCGCCCGGCCAATAAAACCGGCCAGCTACGCTCCGCAGGTACCTTGAACATCATCCGCGCCATGCAACAGGACGGTATTCGCCGCCTCATATGCCAAACCTCCCTCGGTTACGGAGATAGCAAAGCAACCCTCAAACGCACACCTTTCATCTTCCGCCATATCATCGTACCATACCTCCTCAAAAAAGGATTCGCAGACCATGCCCTCCAGGAACAACATATCCGCGAAAGCAAACTCGATTGGACCATCGTACGGCCTGGCAACCTGACAGACACGCCATTCACCGGTCACTACCGCCACGGCTTCGCCGCCAACGATCCCAAGGTCACCGTTAAAGTAGCCCGGGCAGATGTAGCCGATTTCATGCTCAAACAATTGACCTCCGATCACTACCTGCATCAAACACCTGGCATCTCTTACTAG
- a CDS encoding helix-turn-helix domain-containing protein, which yields MQYRQITPPEELREYVRYYWTLESPGANQGPQVFAPTADGCPGMVFQQPDIGTYFQYDKQLPPIFLYGQTTRYMELFCKGRVSTIGICLYPTALYAVFGIAAHELTDTCLDLDMIAASQGIHLSGQLQELPDIQQRIQLITTFLIAQIKRNKTIVDPVTQYALSQIMQSNGTVTLKELHKETRLSERSFERKFKQTVGITPKLFSRICRFQSTLSQLRNNQYDKLSDIAFENEYADQSHYIRSFKEFAGISPFQYQKQSKEAWTDFPMIIK from the coding sequence ATGCAATATCGCCAGATAACACCTCCCGAAGAGCTCCGCGAATACGTCAGGTATTACTGGACCCTCGAAAGCCCCGGGGCCAACCAGGGACCACAGGTATTTGCCCCCACGGCAGATGGATGCCCCGGCATGGTATTCCAGCAACCAGATATCGGCACCTACTTTCAATACGATAAACAACTACCGCCCATCTTCCTCTACGGACAGACCACCCGCTACATGGAACTGTTCTGTAAAGGACGGGTAAGCACCATCGGTATCTGCCTGTATCCCACCGCACTCTATGCCGTCTTCGGCATCGCCGCCCACGAACTTACCGACACCTGCCTCGACCTCGATATGATCGCTGCCTCCCAGGGCATCCACCTATCGGGTCAACTGCAGGAGCTCCCCGATATACAACAACGCATACAACTGATCACCACCTTCCTCATCGCACAGATCAAACGTAATAAAACCATCGTCGACCCGGTCACCCAATACGCACTGTCCCAGATCATGCAATCCAACGGTACCGTCACCTTAAAAGAATTACACAAAGAAACACGCCTCTCAGAACGCAGCTTCGAACGTAAATTCAAACAAACCGTAGGCATCACACCTAAGTTATTCTCCCGCATTTGCCGCTTCCAAAGCACCCTGAGCCAGCTGCGTAACAACCAATACGATAAGCTGTCAGATATCGCCTTCGAAAATGAATACGCCGATCAATCCCATTACATCCGCTCATTTAAAGAATTCGCCGGCATTTCCCCCTTCCAGTACCAGAAACAATCCAAAGAAGCCTGGACCGACTTCCCCATGATCATAAAATGA
- a CDS encoding sulfatase family protein produces MRYLLLSWLLLGNIYVAQAQTTPTTKRPNIIFIMSDDHAATAISAYDQTLIKTPNIDRLAKEGILFRNSFVTNSLCSPSRAVMLSGKFSHLTGSRDNQYAMAFDTTITTFPMRLQKAGYQTALIGKWHLVTRPQGFQYWNILPDQGSYYNPEFIEMGQHRTIPGYVTNITMDLAMQWLNQADKTQPFCLLIHNKAPHRNFMPDTSLLNECKDDLPLPATLYDNYDQRGQAARQQMMTISHHLYPGIDLKYGLRDTAGAKRVGGEWNRMTPAQRNKLLAFYAAEDDKVDTLRMSPQQRTAWRYQRYIKDYLRCIRSVDNNIGRLMAYLQQQHLMDNTIIIYTADQGFYLGEHGWFDKRFMYEQSLRNPLIIRYPPMIKAGTESRAMVQNIDYAQTLLQLAGVKAPADMQGASLVPLFNGHSPTQWRQAVYYHYYEYPGYHAVKRHYGIRTARYKLIRYYYDVNEWELFDLQKDPQELHNVFQDPAYSKIRKELTAQLTRLQAQYKDSPGLAQQILEKDKQQMNEKNGNKY; encoded by the coding sequence ATGCGCTATCTACTACTATCATGGCTACTCCTGGGCAATATATACGTAGCACAGGCACAAACCACGCCCACCACCAAACGGCCCAACATCATCTTCATCATGTCCGACGATCATGCGGCCACCGCCATCAGCGCCTACGATCAGACATTGATCAAAACCCCTAATATAGATCGCCTCGCCAAAGAGGGCATCCTATTCCGCAATAGCTTCGTCACCAATTCCCTCTGCAGCCCCAGCCGCGCCGTCATGTTATCCGGCAAATTCAGCCACCTCACCGGCTCCCGCGATAATCAATACGCCATGGCCTTCGATACCACCATCACCACCTTTCCCATGCGGCTGCAAAAAGCCGGCTACCAAACCGCCCTCATCGGCAAATGGCACCTCGTCACCCGTCCGCAGGGATTTCAGTACTGGAACATATTACCGGATCAGGGTAGCTACTACAACCCCGAATTCATCGAAATGGGACAACATCGCACCATCCCCGGTTATGTCACCAACATCACTATGGACCTCGCCATGCAATGGCTCAACCAGGCCGACAAAACACAGCCGTTCTGCCTCCTCATACACAACAAAGCACCGCACCGCAACTTCATGCCCGACACCAGCCTGCTCAATGAATGTAAAGACGACCTACCGCTACCGGCTACCTTATACGATAACTATGACCAGCGCGGACAGGCAGCCCGCCAGCAAATGATGACCATCAGCCATCATCTCTATCCGGGCATCGATCTCAAATATGGCTTGCGCGACACCGCAGGCGCAAAACGCGTAGGAGGGGAGTGGAACCGAATGACGCCCGCGCAACGCAATAAATTGCTGGCTTTCTACGCCGCCGAAGACGATAAAGTAGATACCCTCCGCATGTCTCCCCAACAACGTACCGCCTGGCGATATCAACGATATATCAAAGACTACCTCCGCTGCATACGCTCCGTCGATAATAACATCGGCCGCCTGATGGCATACCTCCAACAACAACACCTGATGGACAACACCATCATCATCTATACCGCCGACCAGGGTTTCTACCTCGGAGAACATGGCTGGTTCGATAAACGTTTCATGTACGAACAATCCCTCCGTAACCCGCTCATCATCCGCTACCCACCCATGATCAAAGCGGGTACCGAATCCCGGGCCATGGTGCAGAATATCGACTACGCACAAACCTTACTCCAACTCGCTGGCGTAAAAGCCCCGGCAGACATGCAGGGCGCCTCACTCGTACCGCTCTTCAATGGCCACTCACCAACACAATGGCGCCAGGCCGTCTACTACCATTACTACGAATACCCGGGATACCATGCCGTAAAACGCCACTACGGCATCCGTACCGCCCGCTATAAACTGATCCGTTACTATTATGATGTAAATGAATGGGAACTCTTCGACCTCCAAAAAGATCCGCAGGAACTACACAACGTATTCCAGGACCCGGCATATAGCAAGATAAGAAAAGAGCTGACCGCACAACTGACCCGCCTGCAGGCACAGTACAAAGATTCCCCCGGCCTGGCACAGCAAATACTGGAAAAAGATAAACAACAGATGAATGAAAAAAATGGCAACAAATACTAA